From a single Phragmites australis chromosome 7, lpPhrAust1.1, whole genome shotgun sequence genomic region:
- the LOC133923633 gene encoding protein OXIDATIVE STRESS 3-like — translation MEVYVLFARGKETKEVISCEEQEEDIGCASESSAAGYTSSSDEVELADDASSSGSTGHFEMASLMTQLPIKRGLSKFFDGKSQSFASLAAVGGLEDLPKPPTKRLKTSRSCVVGLKDARRGRLSAAGKKASRARLSSSALGSAPRRLIRTRPLVTASSARPEAVAGQPLLFA, via the exons ATGGAGGTCTACGTCCTGTTCGCGCGCGGCAAGGAGACGAAGGAGGTGATCAGCtgcgaggagcaggaggaggacatTGGCTGCGCTTCCGAGTCGTCCGCGGCGGGTTACACGTCGTCGTCGGATGAGGTGGAGCTCGCCGACGACGCCAGCTCGTCGGGGTCGACAGGCCACTTCGAGATGGCCTCCCTCATGACGCAGCTCCCGATCAA GAGGGGTCTGTCCAAGTTCTTCGACGGCAAGTCGCAGTCGTTCGCGTCGCTAGCGGCGGTGGGCGGCCTCGAGGACCTGCCGAAGCCGCCGACAAAGCGGCTCAAGACGTCGCGGAGCTGCGTGGTCGGTCTGAAGGACGCGCGCCGCGGGCGCCTCTCCGCGGCCGGCAAGAAGGCGTCCAGGGCGCGGCTGTCGTCGTCGGCGCTCGGCTCGGCGCCAAGGAGACTGATACGAACGCGGCCTCTCGTGACGGCGAGTTCGGCAAGGCCGGAGGCGGTGGCCGGACAGCCCCTGTTATTTGCTTAG